The Silvibacterium dinghuense DNA window TTGCCGCCATCGGCACAGATACCGGCGGCTCGGTGCGCGCGCCAGCCGCGCTCTGCGGCCTCGCCGGTTATCGCGCCTCGCTCGGTGTGGGCAACTGGCAGGGAGGAGCGCATCTGGCACAGTCCTTCGACACCATCGGCTGGCTCTGCCGCGACCTTCGCGATCTTCCACTGCTTGCATCTGCGCTCTTCGGGCTCGACATTCCCGAAGCCTCACCAGCCGCATCTGTCCGCGTCGGCATTGTCACCGGCGCTTTGCTCGAGGACTGCAATCCATCCATACTTACGGCGCAGAGCCGCTGGATAGAACGCATCCAGAGTCTTGGCGTGCATGTTGCAGCGTGCGAAGCCTCTTTCTGGACCGAAGCCTATGACATCTACGCTCCAATCCAGGCCCATGAAGCTGCTGCGATTTACAAGGGCCACTACGAAGATCCACAGGCCGATGTCTTCGAGACGGCCATTGCCGAGCGTCTACGCTGGGGCGCTGCGCTCTCCATGCAGGACGTTCGGAACTTCCGCCAGCGTCATGCGGCCTTTCAGCAACGCATGGCCGCTCTCTTCACGCAGTTCGACTTCCTACTGCTCCCCGCGCTGCCAATTACGCGTCTCGTCGCCGGAGAAGACCAGACGCCGAATCGCCCACGTATCCTGCGCTACACCACGCCAGCCAGTCTCGGCGGAAATCCCACCGTTGTACTACCGGCAGCGCCTGCGGGACTGCAACTGCTTGCACCACTTGGAGACGATGCCCGGCTGCTCGCCTTCACCCGCCTGCTCGGTGAAGCGTTGCGCACCGAGAGCTAAACGTGTGCGCGCAGCTGTGCGGCCGACACGATTCCATGCTCGGCCACCGTTCTCCCTGTATCCTCTATCCCATTGATCCTGCATACTGTTGTCTGGTCCTTTCTTTCGGCCTGGAACAACATCTCGATACGCAGCCCGCATCGCACTAAGTGCCTTGTCCCCGAATAATGACGGCGCTTCCAGCCCTGTCTCACGACGGAACAGGCGAAGACCAGTCGAAACACCGGGGAACACCGAACAAGAATGAGCGAATCGAAGCAAGCCAGTACCCATAGCGCATGGGGCGACCGCATCCGCGCCCTCAAGAACGTCCCCCAGGTCCTGCGCATCGTCTGGAAGTCCGGCCCCGCGGTCGTCAGCTGGGGGCTGATCCTTCGCGTCATCGTTCCTGTACTCGGGCTGTTCATCGGCATCGTCGCCGCGCGCATCATCACCGGCGTCGCTCGCGCCTTCGAGCACCAGCCGCAGTTTCCGCACTTCTGGTGGCTGGTGATCGCGGAGATTGTCCTCGCGCTGCTGACAGGCATCCTCTCGCGCACCATCGATTACACCGATCAGCTGCTGGCCAATCGCTACACCTTCCACGTAAGCGTGCAGGTGATGGAACAGGCCGCGCAGCTCGATCTGACCACCTACGAGAATCCCGAATACTACGACCGCCTGGAACGCGCACGCGCCCAGGCCACCGATCGGCTGGCCATGATCCAGCAGATGGGCCGCCTCTTCCAGCTTTCGGTGCTCACCCTGATCTGGAGCGGCGTGCTTGTCTATCGCTCGCCAGGCATGATTCTGCTGCTCATCGCCGGCGTGCTGCCCAGCTTCTTCGGCGAGACGCATTTCGCCTTCCTCGGCTATGCGAAGAATTTCCGCCAGACGCCGGCCAAGCGCCAGATGGATTATCTGCGCCAGGTGGGCGGCAGCAAGGAAGCAGCCAAGGAGCTGAAGCTCTTCAACCTGAGCCGTTACTTCAGCGGACGCTTCCGTGCGCTCTCCCAGCAGATCTACGATGAAGACGTTGCGCTGGCCAACAAGAAGCTGCTCTGGGGCGGTCTGCTCTCGCTCATCAGCACCGCCGGCTACTACGGCGCCTATGCCTTCGCCATCTATGAAGCTGTGAGCGGCAAGTACCCGACCATCGGCGTCTTCTCGCTGATCACCGTCGCGATCCAGCAGGCCTCAACCAACTTTATGCAGGCATTCTCGACTGCATCCGGCATTGCCGACCAGGCGCTCTTCCTTACCGACCTCATCGCCTTCTTCGAGATGAAGCCGACGGTCTACTCGAAGCCCAACGGCCTCAAGCTTCCTCGCCCCATACGGCGCGGCTTCGAATTCCGTAATGTCTCCTTTGCTTATCCCGGCACCGGGCGGCGCGTACTCAAGAACTTCAACTTCACGCTGCATCCCGGCGAGCGCATCGCGCTCATCGGCGAGAACGGCCAGGGCAAGACCACCATCGTCAAGCTCATCACGCGCCTCTACGATCCGACCGAAGGCGAAATTCTGCTCGACGGCGTGGATCTGCGCGACTACGATCTCGACGATCTTCATCACGAGATGGGCGTCATCTTTCAGGACTTCATGCGTTACGAGATGACCGCGAAGGAGAATATCCTCGTCGGCCACATCGAAGTACCGCATACCGAAGAAGAAATTGTTTCGGCCGCGCACAAGAGCCTCGCCGATACTGTCGTTGCAAAACTTGCCGATGGTTATGACCAGCAACTCGGCCGCCGTTTTGAAACCGGCGTCGATCTCTCCGGCGGCGAGTGGCAGAAGATCGCCCTCGCACGCGCCTACCTGCGCGACGCGCAATTGCTCATCCTCGATGAACCTACCGCCGCCCTCGACGCCCGCAGCGAGCTCGAAGTCTTCGAGCGCTTTGCCGAGCTCACCGAAGGCAAGATGGCGCTGCTCATCTCCCATCGTTTTTCGACTGTACGCATGGCCGACCGCATCGTGGTGCTCGAAGGCGGCCAGCTCGTAGAAGAAGGCACCCACTCTCAGCTCATGGCCCTCGGTGGCCGCTATGCCGGCATGTTCGAAATGCAGGCAGCCAGCTACCGATGATGGAGACGCATGTTCCAGGTTCCCGCGATCGATCAGGAAATCCTCGATAAAGCCGGCCTCGTCCCGGCAGAAATGCGCGCACACGCCCGCACTGTCACCGCGCAATGGTCGGTCATTCACCGCCCCCAGTCGCCCATCACGCTTGCGCCCCGCATTCAGCAGGCAGAAGAGTCTCTCAACGCGCTTTTAGCCGAACTCGAAGAACTGCCCGCCAGCGCCGCACAACAGGGTCCCAATCCGCTGCTGGAGATTCGCGAGAACCCGCGCCTCTTCCGTACCGCCATCACCGAGATGGTCTCCGTTCAGAAGAAAGTCCCCAAACTTCCCCGCGTGGTCTCACCTCTCGGCGAGGAACCTCGCGCCGCTGTCGTCGCCTCCGGCTATCTGGAAGGCGCGAAGTCGGTCTGGAACGGCTCGGCGTTGCGCATCTGGCTCGACGAAGCGCAGTCCTTCGATCCACTCGAACTGCGCGAGCTCTGGATTCTCCCCACTTTTCTGAAATTCGCATTGCTCGACTCGATCCTCATGCAGGCCGACGCGATGCTACACCATCCGGAGATGCCCGACGCCGGCACTCCGCAGCTGCTCACCGCGCGCATCAAGAGCCTTCGCCAGCTCGGCCACGCCGACTGGACCTCGCTCATGGAGCCGCTCGTTGTCTTCGACGCGACCCTGCTCAAAGATCCCTCCGGTGCCTACGCGAAGATGGACTTCGACAGCCGCGAGAACTATCGCAAGCGTGTCGCGGAGATTGCGTTCTACTCTGAACGTTCCGAATCCGAAGTCGCGCAGTCTGTCATCGATTTTGCAGTGAAGGCTCAGCAGCAGCGCATTGAAGATCCCCGTGTGTACCTGCGCCAGGCGCATGTCGGCTACTATCTGTTCGACCGCGGGTTCCCCGACCTCGCGCGAGCTATCGGCTATCGCCCCAACTTCATCCATAGCCTGCGCCTCACCCTGCGCCGCAATCCGGACGACTTCTTCATCATCGGCATTGAAGTCCTCACCATCCTGCTGATGGCCGCCATTGTCGTGCCACTTGTCCCTCATCATCCCGTTATCGGCGGACTCACCGTCGCGTTCTTCCTGCTCCTGCTTCCTGTCTCGCAAACCGCGATCGACTTCATCAACAACACCGTCACCGCCATCTTCAAGGCCGCCGCCCTTCCCAAGCTCGACTTCACCAAAGGCATCCCGGCAGAGTTCACCACGCTCGTCGCCGTGCCCACGCTGCTCATGCATGAAAAGCAGGTGCGCGAACTGGTCGGAGAGCTTGAAGTCCGCTTCCTCGCCAACCAGGATCCAAATCTCCACTTCGCGCTGCTCACTGACCTGCCCGATTCTGTCGCGCGCCCCCGTGAAGCCGACCGTGATCCTCTGGTCGACCTTGCCGTCAAGCTTATCGATGGCCTCAACCAGCGCTACGCTTCGACAGCCGCGAAGCATGGGTCATTCTTTCTGCTCCATCGCCATCGCATTTTCAATGCGCGCCAGGGCGTGTGGATGGGCTGGGAGCGCAAGCGCGGCAAGCTCCTCGACCTGAATAACTATCTGAAGGGCACCTTCGACGCATTTCCTGTCAAGGCCGGCGACATGGCGACGCTCGCCCGCACGCAATACATCATCACTCTCGACTCCGACACCCAGTTACCGCGCGGCACGGCGCAGGCCATGGTCGGAGCCATGGCGCATCCTCTCAACCGCGCTGTCATCGATCCGGACCGCCGCGTCGTCACCGCCGGTTATGGCATCCTGCAGCCGCGCGTCGGTGTCAGCGTACAGTCTGCTTCGCGTTCGCGGCTGGCCTCGATCTACTCCGGCCAGACCGGCTTCGACGTTTACACGCGCGCTGTCTCCGATGTTTATCAGGACCTATACGGCGAGGGCATTTTCACCGGCAAGGGCATCTACGAAGTCAACGCGCTGCATGCGGTGCTCGATCGCCGCTTCCCGCGCAATTCGCTGCTCAGCCATGACCTCATCGAAGGCGCTTACGCCCGCGCAGGCCTGGCCACCGACATTGAGGTGATCGACGATTATCCCTCGCACTACAGCGCATACACCCGCCGCAAGCACCGCTGGGTACGCGGCGACTGGCAGATTGCGCAGTGGCTCTTCTCGCGCGTGCCGGATGAGTCCGGCCACTATGTCCGCAACCCCATCTCGAATATCTCGCGCTGGAAGATTCTCGATAACCTGCGCCGCTCGCTGGTGGAACCGATCACGCTGATCCTGCTTGTGGCGGGCTGGTTTGGCCTGCCCGGAGGACCGCTCTTCTGGACCGCGGTCACTCTCTTTCTGCTCTTCACTCCCACGGTTGTGCAACTAATCTTCAGCCTTGGCCGCGCCATGGCCAGCGAGATGCCCGGCGAAGTCCGCGAAGCCCTGCTTGGCTTCTACCAGGCGCTCATCATCACGCTGCTGAACCTCATCTTTCTGCCTCACCAGACAATGCTCTCGCTCGACGCCATCGTGCGCTCGCTCGTGCGCCGCTTCATCACCGGCCAGCGTCTGCTGGAGTGGGAGACAGCCGCCGAAGCCGAATCGAGCAAAGCGAAACGCACCCCGGTCGATCGCTATCTCGCCGCTTCACCGGTCTTCGCTCTCGCACTCGCCGGGCTACTGGCACTCTTCCATCTCAAGGCGCTCTTTGTCGCTGCGCCTATCCTCGTGCTCTGGGGCCTCGAAAGCGCGATCACTGTCTGGCTTAACCGCGCTCCGCGGGAAGAAAAAACTCCTCTCACCGCGCAGGACGAGGCATGGATGCGCCAACACGCGCTGCGCATCTGGCGTTTCTTTCACGAGTTTGGCGGTGAGCGCCACAACTACTTCATCCCCGACAATGTCGAAGAAGAAACGCTCTTCGAAGCCGCGCGCGTCTCACCGACCAACTTCGGCCTGCTGCTCAATGCACGCCAGGCTGCTGTCGAGCTCGGCTTCCTCACCCTGCCCGAGTTCTGCGACCTTTCGCTGCGCAGCCTCGATGCCATGGACCGCCTGGAGAAGTTCCGCGGCCACATCTACAACTGGTACAACACGCATACCTTCGAACCGCTCACGCCAATCACCGTTTCCTCGGTCGACAGCGGCAACCTCATCGCATCGCTCTACACGCTGCGTACCGGCGCGCGCGAGCTTCTGCACCGCCCGGTTCTCAAACCCACGCTCTTTACCGGGCTCGAAACACATTGGCAACTGTTGCGGTTACAAAAAGGCCTGCCCGCCGAACTGGCGAACCGTACCACTCCGGCCCGCACTGCCGGGATCTATGGCTGGATAGGGTGGATCTCCGAAACCTCCCAGCTTCCCTCGCTCCAGCAGCTGCCCGCATACGCTGCGCCCTCGCCGGATGAGCTCGCCTGGTGGCTTCGCGAAACCCGCGCCCGCCTCGACGCCATCCTCAGCCTCGTCCGCAACTACCTGCCCTGGATCTCCTGCGGCTATATTCCCATCCGCGAGCTCGTACAGCAGACACTCAAGGACAAGGAGATCATTCCTACCCTCGAGAACGCACCCGAATTCCTCGATCAGCTCGAGCAGCGCCTTGCCCGCGCCTGGGCTACGGCCAACGCCACGCAATCGTCGGCAGGCTCTTCGGATCTGGACAGCTCTGCGCAGGGCATTCTCATCGAACAGCTCCGCTCCGAGCTCCCCGCTGTCCGCCAGAGGCTCACCGCGCTCTCCGAGCAGTTGCTTGCAGTCTCGAACGGCGCTCTCCGCGCCGCCGAGGAGATGGACTTCGCCTTCCTCGCCGACAAGGGCCGTCAGCTGCTCTCGATCGGCTATGAAATTGCGACGAACACGCTGCACGAAGCCACCTACGACATGCTCGCCTCCGAAGCGCGCATCGCCACCTTCATCGCCGTCTCACGCGGCGAGCTGCCGCAGCAGGGATGGTTCAAGATGGGCCGCGTGCACACCATGGCCTACGGTCGCGCCATCCTGCTCTCCTGGACGGGCACCATGTTCGAGTACCTGATGCCGGCGCTCTGGATGCGCAACTATCCGGACACGCTCATCGCCCGCTCGCTTTCATCGGCCGTCGCCATCCAACGCGAATTCGGCAAGGCGAACGGCATTCCGTGGGGCATCTCCGAATCCGGTTTCGGCAAGACCGATGACGCCGGCCACTATCACTATCAGGCCTTCGGCATCCCGGCCATCTCGCTCAAGTACGACGCGACCGCCGGCCCGGTCGTTTCGCCCTACTCCACCTTCCTTGCCATCGGCGTCGAGCAGCAGGAGGCTATTCGCAACCTGCGCCGCATGGAAGGCATGCAATGGGTTGGCGCTTACGGTTTCTATGAAGCTGCCGACTTCTGCGAATCGACCTCGAAGCCAGTCGTCGTGCGCGAGTGGATGGCCCATCACCAGGGTATGGCCATGATGTCGCTGCTCAACCTGCTGGCCGACAATGCCGTCCAACGCTGGTTCCATGCCAACCCGGAGTTCCAGGCTTCGGAGCTGCTGCTGCATGAAAAGCCTATCCGCGAGGCGGGCCTCAAGGCCGATCAGAAACCTGTCCGCAAGGCGAAGAAATCCGCGGCATAGCTGGCTTCTCAGCACAAAAATAGAACGGGCCGGCAAAATTTCGCCGGCCCGTTCTATTTCCTTCACATGCTCATCTTTACCGGTTATTCCACGGGCTCTACCAGGTACTGCTCCAGCTTGCCATCCGGCATGGTGTAGGTGGTCACGCGCAGCGTCTGCGGGCGGCTATCGAACTTCACCGCAAAGCTGTGGAAGGTCATGCCGCCGCGCAGGCTCTCACTTCCCTGCGTGAAGGAGGAAGGCTCTCCCAGCGGCCCCAGGCTGTTCTTGAAGTCTTCGAGTGCCTGATCGCCGAAGTACGCATTGCAATTGTCGGTGAAGAGCGAGCGGTCGATCTTCCCCTGCTGCAGACCGGCGAAGATCTGCTTCGCCTGAGTCAGCTCCGCGCTGGAAGGTGTTTTCCCTGCTGCGGTATCGAGCACCAGGTCCGCGACTGCGCGCGCAATGCCACTGCCCGCCGAAGCCGCATCCTGATTGGTCAGAACCGCGATCGCGATCTTGTCGTCGGGGAAAACCAGATTCTCCGCAGTGAAGCCTGAGACCTCACCCGAGTGCTCCCACAATACATGCCCGTCGTACTGGCGCACGAAGATGCCAAGCCCGTAGTGCGAGTCTGTGCCGTCCTTGAGCTTCACACTCGCAGCCATCTCGTCATACGACTTCTTCTCAAGCAGCGAGCGATTCATCATGCTGATGTTCCATTGCGAGAGGTCATAGGCCGGCATCGCCAGCTCGCCGGCCGCGAACATCCAACCTTTGCCTTCCTTCGGCGCCGGACGCAGTGGCCCCAGCGCGTAGCGGATGTACCCCTCGGCATCGGTATCGCCCAGCTTCTTCGCATCGGAGTTCCACACCGCCTCCATATCGAGCGGCTTGAAGATATGCTCCTGCAGAAACGGCATCAGCTCTTCGCCGCTCACCATCTCCACAATGCGTCCGGCGATCACGAAGTTTGTGTTGGAGTACTGCCACTTCGTTCCCGGCTCAAAATCCAGCGGCTTCTTACCCCACACATCGAGGATGTGCTGCGCGGTGACAGCCTCGCGCATGGGAGGCATCAGGTAATCCTCCGGCCAGTAATCCTGATAGCCCGAGGTATGCGAGAGCAGCATGCGGATGGTCACATCCTTGGCCTGCGTGAGATCGGGCAGATACTTCGAGACGGGGTCGTCGATCGAGAGCTTGCCCTGCTGCTCGAGCAGCAGGATTGCCGCCGCGGTGAACTGCTTCGAAATGGAACCGACCGAATAGCGCATGGCCGGCGTTGCCGCCAGCTTTGGCGAGAGGCGGGCATCGCCATACGCGTGCGTGTAGACGATCTCGCCGTGCTCAACGACCGCCAGCGTTGCCGAAGGCACACCCGTCGTGGCCAATACCTTTTCGGCTGCCGCGTCGATCTTCGCCCGTTCGGCTGAGGGCATTGTCTCCACCACAAGCCCCGGCGGCGCAGACTGTGCGATGAGCGCGGCACTCATCGAAAAAGCAGAGAGGACAGAGGCGAAACGAAGCGCATGCGAAATAGAGATAGGGCTCTTCATAGGAAAGAGCCAGCCTAACAGCTGGCTCTCGACGTGCGCCAGTTCCGTGATTATGCGCTGGGATGATCTTCGAGCAGGTGCTTCACCGACTCCGCCGTTCCACGTGCCCAGGGTGAGGTTGAGACGAATGCCAGCACCAGTACCGCAGCACCGGCAGCGGTCATCGTCCACCAGATGGCATGCGTCGCCGTGGTGAAGTCCGTACCGTGCACGCGGCTCGCAGCCACCACCGAGCCGCTG harbors:
- a CDS encoding ABC transporter ATP-binding protein, whose amino-acid sequence is MSESKQASTHSAWGDRIRALKNVPQVLRIVWKSGPAVVSWGLILRVIVPVLGLFIGIVAARIITGVARAFEHQPQFPHFWWLVIAEIVLALLTGILSRTIDYTDQLLANRYTFHVSVQVMEQAAQLDLTTYENPEYYDRLERARAQATDRLAMIQQMGRLFQLSVLTLIWSGVLVYRSPGMILLLIAGVLPSFFGETHFAFLGYAKNFRQTPAKRQMDYLRQVGGSKEAAKELKLFNLSRYFSGRFRALSQQIYDEDVALANKKLLWGGLLSLISTAGYYGAYAFAIYEAVSGKYPTIGVFSLITVAIQQASTNFMQAFSTASGIADQALFLTDLIAFFEMKPTVYSKPNGLKLPRPIRRGFEFRNVSFAYPGTGRRVLKNFNFTLHPGERIALIGENGQGKTTIVKLITRLYDPTEGEILLDGVDLRDYDLDDLHHEMGVIFQDFMRYEMTAKENILVGHIEVPHTEEEIVSAAHKSLADTVVAKLADGYDQQLGRRFETGVDLSGGEWQKIALARAYLRDAQLLILDEPTAALDARSELEVFERFAELTEGKMALLISHRFSTVRMADRIVVLEGGQLVEEGTHSQLMALGGRYAGMFEMQAASYR
- a CDS encoding amidase, which codes for MPSACSPIASLLHSFLTREADPEQVLRAALARANGNASANTYLVRDEQWSLDQLKAPSSRSERGALQGLPVALKDCFDLEGFVTSSGSRFYAEHHSPAAADSWVAAQLKRAGAIVTGKTHLHQLAYGITGENRDYGDCLQPGAPELLTGGSSSGSAASVLEGSAFAAIGTDTGGSVRAPAALCGLAGYRASLGVGNWQGGAHLAQSFDTIGWLCRDLRDLPLLASALFGLDIPEASPAASVRVGIVTGALLEDCNPSILTAQSRWIERIQSLGVHVAACEASFWTEAYDIYAPIQAHEAAAIYKGHYEDPQADVFETAIAERLRWGAALSMQDVRNFRQRHAAFQQRMAALFTQFDFLLLPALPITRLVAGEDQTPNRPRILRYTTPASLGGNPTVVLPAAPAGLQLLAPLGDDARLLAFTRLLGEALRTES
- a CDS encoding serine hydrolase domain-containing protein, giving the protein MPSAERAKIDAAAEKVLATTGVPSATLAVVEHGEIVYTHAYGDARLSPKLAATPAMRYSVGSISKQFTAAAILLLEQQGKLSIDDPVSKYLPDLTQAKDVTIRMLLSHTSGYQDYWPEDYLMPPMREAVTAQHILDVWGKKPLDFEPGTKWQYSNTNFVIAGRIVEMVSGEELMPFLQEHIFKPLDMEAVWNSDAKKLGDTDAEGYIRYALGPLRPAPKEGKGWMFAAGELAMPAYDLSQWNISMMNRSLLEKKSYDEMAASVKLKDGTDSHYGLGIFVRQYDGHVLWEHSGEVSGFTAENLVFPDDKIAIAVLTNQDAASAGSGIARAVADLVLDTAAGKTPSSAELTQAKQIFAGLQQGKIDRSLFTDNCNAYFGDQALEDFKNSLGPLGEPSSFTQGSESLRGGMTFHSFAVKFDSRPQTLRVTTYTMPDGKLEQYLVEPVE
- a CDS encoding glucoamylase family protein; the protein is MFQVPAIDQEILDKAGLVPAEMRAHARTVTAQWSVIHRPQSPITLAPRIQQAEESLNALLAELEELPASAAQQGPNPLLEIRENPRLFRTAITEMVSVQKKVPKLPRVVSPLGEEPRAAVVASGYLEGAKSVWNGSALRIWLDEAQSFDPLELRELWILPTFLKFALLDSILMQADAMLHHPEMPDAGTPQLLTARIKSLRQLGHADWTSLMEPLVVFDATLLKDPSGAYAKMDFDSRENYRKRVAEIAFYSERSESEVAQSVIDFAVKAQQQRIEDPRVYLRQAHVGYYLFDRGFPDLARAIGYRPNFIHSLRLTLRRNPDDFFIIGIEVLTILLMAAIVVPLVPHHPVIGGLTVAFFLLLLPVSQTAIDFINNTVTAIFKAAALPKLDFTKGIPAEFTTLVAVPTLLMHEKQVRELVGELEVRFLANQDPNLHFALLTDLPDSVARPREADRDPLVDLAVKLIDGLNQRYASTAAKHGSFFLLHRHRIFNARQGVWMGWERKRGKLLDLNNYLKGTFDAFPVKAGDMATLARTQYIITLDSDTQLPRGTAQAMVGAMAHPLNRAVIDPDRRVVTAGYGILQPRVGVSVQSASRSRLASIYSGQTGFDVYTRAVSDVYQDLYGEGIFTGKGIYEVNALHAVLDRRFPRNSLLSHDLIEGAYARAGLATDIEVIDDYPSHYSAYTRRKHRWVRGDWQIAQWLFSRVPDESGHYVRNPISNISRWKILDNLRRSLVEPITLILLVAGWFGLPGGPLFWTAVTLFLLFTPTVVQLIFSLGRAMASEMPGEVREALLGFYQALIITLLNLIFLPHQTMLSLDAIVRSLVRRFITGQRLLEWETAAEAESSKAKRTPVDRYLAASPVFALALAGLLALFHLKALFVAAPILVLWGLESAITVWLNRAPREEKTPLTAQDEAWMRQHALRIWRFFHEFGGERHNYFIPDNVEEETLFEAARVSPTNFGLLLNARQAAVELGFLTLPEFCDLSLRSLDAMDRLEKFRGHIYNWYNTHTFEPLTPITVSSVDSGNLIASLYTLRTGARELLHRPVLKPTLFTGLETHWQLLRLQKGLPAELANRTTPARTAGIYGWIGWISETSQLPSLQQLPAYAAPSPDELAWWLRETRARLDAILSLVRNYLPWISCGYIPIRELVQQTLKDKEIIPTLENAPEFLDQLEQRLARAWATANATQSSAGSSDLDSSAQGILIEQLRSELPAVRQRLTALSEQLLAVSNGALRAAEEMDFAFLADKGRQLLSIGYEIATNTLHEATYDMLASEARIATFIAVSRGELPQQGWFKMGRVHTMAYGRAILLSWTGTMFEYLMPALWMRNYPDTLIARSLSSAVAIQREFGKANGIPWGISESGFGKTDDAGHYHYQAFGIPAISLKYDATAGPVVSPYSTFLAIGVEQQEAIRNLRRMEGMQWVGAYGFYEAADFCESTSKPVVVREWMAHHQGMAMMSLLNLLADNAVQRWFHANPEFQASELLLHEKPIREAGLKADQKPVRKAKKSAA